Below is a genomic region from Bifidobacteriaceae bacterium.
AGCAGGACCGGTTCCGTGGCGAGAGCACGGGCAATCTCCAGTCGGCGCTGGTCGCCGTAGGGAAGGTTGCGGGAGAGCGTGTTCGCCTGGTCGGCAAGCCCCACGAATTCCAGCCAACGCATCGCCACTTCCACGGCTAGTCTCTCCTCCCGGCGGTGCCTCGGCAGCCGGAAAATGGCTTCGAACGCGTTCGTCTTGGTGCGGCAGTACATGCCGACCATCACGTTTTCCATTGCCGTCATGTCGTGAAAGAGCCGAATGTTCTGAAACGTTCGCGCCACTCCGGCCTTCACCACGAGCCGGGGCTTTGGAGGAAGCGCCTTCCCTTTCAGGCGAACCTCTCCACTGGTCGGCTTGTAAAGGCCGGTGAGGCAATTGAAGAACGTAGTCTTCCCGGCACCGTTGGGCCCGATCAGGCCGACGATCTCTCCGTGGTGGATCTGCGCCGAGACGTCATCCACCGCGGTGAGGCCTCCGAAACGCATAGTCACATGGGAGGCCTGCAGCAGAACGCCGCGGTCTGTGTGCTGGACTCTATTGACCGCTTCGTCGGTGGTCATGTTGCTCGGCGGGTTCATCGCGTGCCTTTCTCAATGTTGAGGTGCAAGCGGTGGGTGGTCAGATCCTCTTCCGCTTCTTCGGCCAGTTGCTCGTCCGTGTCGTGGAATTCGAGCCGACGCCGTTGGTCGGCGACGATCCCCTCTGGCCGGAACCGCATCATCACCACTAGCAGCGCGCCGAAGATCAGCAGCCTGTAGTCCTCGAAGAACCGCAGCTTCTCAGGCAGCAGTTTCAGCAGCGTCGCGCCGATCAACACGCCCGCCACTGTGCCCATTCCGCCCAGCACAACCGCTGCCAGAAGGAACGCGGATTCGAGGAAGACGTACTGGTCGGGGGAAACGGCGGTGTCGGTGTAGGCCTTCACCGAGCCGGCCACGCCGGCCAGAAACGCGCCGCCGGCAAAGGCGAGCAGCTTCAGCCCGTATGTGTTCACGCCCATCGCTTCGGCCGCCAACTCGTCCTCCCGGATCGCGACCCAGCCGCGCCCGATCCGAGAGTGGTTGAGGTTGTTAAAGACCAATATGATCAGGCCGATGATTATCAAAAGGAGCCAGTAGTAGTTGGCGTGCCTCCCCAGGTCGATCCCGAAGATGCTGTGCATATCGCCGAAATTGAAGCCGAACAGATCCAGATTGGGGATGGCGGGGATGCCGTTAGAACCGTGCGTGACATCCGGACCGTCTGAGCCGTCCAGGTTGTTCATGGTGATACGAAAGATCTCCCCGAAGGCCAACGTCACAATCGCCAGGTAGTCCCCTGACACACGCAGCGTCGGCGTGCCGATGAGCAGGCCGAGCAATGCCGCCGTTCCCCCGGCGATGAGCACCGTCACGGGAAACGGCACGTCTATGCTCAACGTTGCGAACGCGGACCTGGACAGCACCGCAGCTGTAAACGCGCCCGCGCCCAGGAAGGCGATGTAGCCCAGGTCGAGCAGCCCGACAAGCCCGACCACTATGTTCAGCCCGATTGCCGTGGCCGCGAAGACCAGTACCTGCGCGGCGACCGACATGTTGGCGTCCGAGCCGTTCTGCGTCAGCGGAAAGGTGAAGGCGGCCACGAAGGCCGACATGACGAGGACCTTCCGGTTGTTGGCGGCAGCAAGCGACAGCCAGCCGAAAAACCCCGTGGCCTTGAAGACCAGGATCGCGGCAGCGATGAAGACGGCGAAGACGAGGAAGTCGTCGACATCAGATTGGTTGAGTACGAACGCCGCAGCCAAGATCAGGCTGGCCGTCACCGCCACTATTGCCAGGATCTGCACCCACGTGGGGCAGCGAAGCCGTTCGAAGATCGGCTCGGGGGATGCCGGAAGCAGGACCGAGCAGGCGCCCGCGGCGACCGACGAGCCCAGCGCCACCCAGCCGCCGGGCTCGATCATCACGAGGCCGCCGTTGACCACCGCCACCGACGTGAGGCAGGCCAGCGCGTAGCAGGACGCGCCCAACCCGGCCCACTTGGCCGTGTCGTTCCATGCGATCGCCCGGTCCATCCAGCCGATTCGCCCGGCCACATAGTGCTCGAGCAGGCACAGCAGCGCGACCAGCATCAGCAGACCGAAGCACACCTGCAGGAACGACGGGTTTGCCCACAAAGTCATGTCGTCCAGGGCCTTCTTGCCGTACGCCCACGGCGACATGATGGACCCCAGCGCGGTGACGGACGCGACAATGGCGGCCACGCGAGGCCACGACTCGCGGGCGGCAGGACGTGCGGTCATGCGCGGTCAACCACCCGTGCGCCGAGCAACCCGCGAGGCCGGAAGACCAGTACCAGGATCAGAATGACGAACGCCCAAACGTCCTTCCACGCCGTGGGTCCGAGTTGGGCGGCGAACGCTTCCACCACGCCGAGCACCAGACCTCCAACCAGCGCGCCGTTGATGTTCCCAATCCCGCCGAGCACCGCCGCGGTGAAGGCCTTCAGGCCGGCCATGAAACCCATTTTGAAGTCGATGTTTCCTATGTACAGGCCTTGAGCCACGCCCGCGACGGCCGCCAACCCCGCGCCCACCGCGAACGCCCGCATGATGACCACGTCAACGTTGATGCCCATCAACCGGGCCATGTCCGGATCCTGCGCCGTGGCGACCATGGCCCGTCCGGTCTGAGTCTTGTTGATGTAGTACCAAAGAAACGCTGTGCAGACGGCCAACGCGACCACGGTGAAGACCGAGGACGCTTTCACGGCGACCGATCCAAGTTGGATGGTGTTGCCGGTGATTCCTTCAATGTGTGGAAACGGAATCGCCCGTTTGGAGTCCGGGAAGCCGGGGATGCGGCCGTAGAAGAGGCGGATGAATTCCTGCAGGAACACCGAGATGCCGATAGCCGAGATGAGAGGTGCTAGCCTGGGCGCCCCGCGCAGCGGGCGGTAGGCGAACCTCTCCGTCAGCAACGCGGTGCCCGTCGCGAGGGCCACGCCACCCGCGATCATCCCAGGAAACAGAACACCGAGGGCCATTCCCGCCGTCAGGTGGGTGGGCGAGCCGACCAACAGGTAAACCGTCAGCGAACCGAACGCGCCCATCATGAAGATCTCGCCGTGGGCGAAGTTGATTAACTGCACTATCCCGTAGACCACGGTGTAGCCGACCGCGATGAGAGCGTACAACGATCCGAGCGACAGACCGTTGATGGCCTGCTCCAAGAGAAGAGTTACGTCCATCTCGCCTTTCCGCGCGGTCCGTGTGCGACGCCTTGGAAAGGGCACCCACGGCGCGTCCGCTATTCGGCCTCACCGGTTTCTGGTTGGGGTTTCTGCTTCACTCCTGCTCCTCATCAAGTTCGGAGGGGCAACTCAATGAACCACCGGCTTGTTACGCGGAGATAACCCAATACGAAAGAATCGGTTACAAACGTGCGACAAACTGGGCACTAAGGCGAATCAATTTCGGGGTAGCGGCACCCTTTAGACACGCGCCGTGAAGAGCCCTCAATGCGTAAGTAACGTGAGCGTAACTAATGGCTGTCACTGTTGCCCCTTCCGAACACCTTTAGGAGATTCCCCCGTGAGTGACACTTTTTGGGAAGACGTTGACCGCTACCTGCTGCATTACGGCGTCTCGTTCATACCTCGGATCATCGAGCGCGGCGAGGGCACATACGTGTATGACAGCGACGGCCAAGCCATCCTCGACTTCACCTCCGGCCAGATGAGCGCGGTCCTCGGCCACGCCAATCCAGACATCATCAAAGCCGTCACACGGTCCGTGAACACCGTAGACCATCTCTACTCCGGGATGCTCAGCCGACCCGTGGTGGACCTGGCAAAACGTCTGGCCGGAACGTTGCCGGAGAATCTATCGAAGATGGCGCTCCTGAGCACGGGCGCGGAGTCGAACGAGGCCGCCATGAAACTGGCGAAGATCTATACGGGTAAGTTCGAGATCGTCTCGTTCGACCGCTCCTGGCACGGCATGACCTCAGGGGCGGCGGGCGTCACCTATTCCGCCGGTCGCCACGGCTACGGACCCGCTGTGCCCGGCAACCTCGCCCTCCCGTCGCCCAACGCGTACCGTTCGCCGTTCTGGGGCGCTGACGGCTCCTATGACTGGCAGACCGAACTCGACTACGGCTTCGACTTGATCGACAGGCAATCATGTGGCGCTTTGGCGGCCTGTCTGGTAGAACCCATCCTCTCCTCGGGCGGCATCATCGACATGCCCGTCGGATATCTGGCCGCCTTGAAGCGGAAATGCGCCGAACGCGAGATGCTGTTGATACTGGACGAGGCGCAGACCGGCCTGGGCCGGACCGGCCAAATGTACGCCTTTGAGCGGGACGGCGTTGCGCCTGACATCCTCACGCTCTCCAAGACGCTCGGCGCCGGCTTGCCCGTTGCGGCCGTCCTTTCCAGCCCCGAGATCGACGCGGTCGCCCAGGAGCGCGGCTACCTGTTCTTCACGACCCACGCCTCGGATCCGCTGGCCGCCACTGTGGCCCTGACCGTGCTCGATGTGATCGAGCGGGACGGTCTGGTAGCACGGGCTGGCCAACTCGGCAAGTTGCTGGGCGAACGCCTCTTCGCCATGCGGGACAGCATCGAAGTGGTCGGCGACGTGCGCGGCAGGGGCCTACTCCAGGGGATAGAGCTGGTCAGCGACAAGGCGAGCAAGACTCCGGCCGACGCTCTGGGCAAGGCCGTCACGAAGGCCTGCCTAGAACGCGGCCTGCACCTGAACATAGTGCAGTTGCCGGGAATGGGCGGGATTTTCCGCATAGCCCCGCCGCTGACGGCAAGTGAGGAAGAACTGCAAAAGGGCATGGACATCCTGGAGGCCTCGATCAAGGCCGTCGCCAACGCGTGACGGGTGATTCCGCCGCGACCTCAACCCCTACAAATAGTCACCAATTAGGCCTTGGAGGAATAATGAAACGAGCACTGAGTCTAACCCTTGCAATGGCGCTTTTGGCGCTGAGCGGTTGCGGTTCGCGCGACCAAGAACAAGCCGGATCGGACGGTGCCACAGCGGAGGAGAAAGTCGTAAAGATCGGCGTTGTCGCACCCCTCAGCGGTGACTTGAGCAGCTTCGGCGTTGGGATCCGCAACTCCGTCCAGTTGGCCGCGCAGCAAGCCAACGACTCGGGCGCCCTGCCGGGATGGAGGATCGAAGTGGTGGACGAGGACGATCAGGGCAGTCCGGACGTCGGCAAGAACGCCGCCACCAAGCTCGCAGGCGACCCGGAGGTTATCGGCGTGATCGGCCCCATGAACTCCTCGGTGGTGCAGCAAGCGCAGCCGGTTTTCGACGCGGCCGGAATTGTGCAACTCGCCCCCTCGGCGACCAACCCGTCGCTGACCAAGGGCGCCGACCTTTCAACCCCTTCCCGGTCCTATGAAACCTTCTTCCGCCTTTGCCCGACCGACGACTGGCTGGGCCCATTCGCGGCGAAGTATCTCCTTGAGCAAGGCATCAAGAAGGTAGCCACCGTCCATGACAAGCAGGTCTACGGTCAAGGCATCGCGGAGGCGTTCACGGAATACTTCACGGCCAACGGCGGCGAGATCACCGCCGCGGAGACGGTCAACTTGGAAGATGACGACTACAACGCCGTCATCACCAAGGTGAAAGCCACCTCGCCACAAGCGCTCTACTACGGGGGCCAGTCGCCGGTGGCCGGCCCGCTTGCCAAACAGATGCGCGCCGCTGGACTCAGTATCCCGCTGGTCAGCGGGGACGGAATCTTCGACGAGTCATATATCGAACTCGCAGGCGAATCCTCAGAGGGCGATATGGCCACGTCCGTGGGCGCCCCCGTGGAGGAACTCGACTCCGCGAAGGCCTTCGTTGAGGCGTATGCGGCGGCAGGCTTCAAGGACGGATACTCGGCCTACGGCGCTTATTCCTACGATGCCGCGAACCTGATCATTGAAGCCTTGAAAACGGCTCTCGCGGACGCCGCGGACGTGCAATCGGCGCGGTTGGCCGTCGTGGAAGCCATAGGCAAGACAACATCCTCTGGCGCCACGGGCGCCATAACCTTCGATGAATTCGGCGACAACACAGCCAGAGTGCTCACCGTCTACAAGGTCGAGAACGGTAAGTGGGTGCCAGAGCTGAGCGCAGACGCCTGACGGAAGAAATGGGGACGGTACCTATTTTCTGGCTCGCCAGAAATAGGTACCGTCCCCATTTCTTTCCGAGCCCGCAATCATTGCGGTGGCGCCGCGAATTGGATCCTGTAGAGGTCGGCGTAGAGCCCGCCCGCCGCCAAGAGTTGTTCGTGGGTGCCGCGTTCCACGATCCGGCCCGCGTCCAGGACCAGGATTTGGTCCGCATTCCGGATGGTTGACAGGCGGTGCGCTATGACCAGCGAGGTGCGGCCCCGCAGCGCCTCCGCCAGAGCCCGCTGGACCGCCTGTTCCGAATTGGAATCCAGGTGCGCGGTCGCCTCGTCCAAGACCACGATCTCCGGCGCCTTCAGCAGCAGCCGCGCTATCGCCACGCGCTGGCGCTCCCCGCCTGACAGCCGGTACCCCCGGTCCCCCACCACCGTGTCCAACCCCTCCGGCAAGTCCCGCACGAACTGGGCCTGCGCGCGCTCCAACGCCGCCCACACCTCCGCCTCCGTCGCCGCCGGCCGCGCGTACACCAGGTTCGCCCGCAGCGACGTGTGGAACAGGTGCGCGTCCTGGCTGACCATGCCCACCGTCTGATTGATCGAGGTCCCGGTCAGCCCGCGCACATCCAGGCCGCACAATTCCACCTGGCCCCGCGTCGCGTCATACAGCCTGGGCACCAGCAACGACGTGGTCGACTTCCCCGCCCCGGAGGGCCCCACCAGCGCCACCAGCGCCCCGCGCGGCACCTCGAACGACACGTCCGCCAAGGTCCATTCCGGCGTTTCCTCCCCGGCGCCCCCCACGCCGCCGCCTTGCCCGATGCCGTCCGGCCCTCCAGCCTTTCCGTCGCGTTCGCCGTTGGCCCCGCCGCCGGCGCCCAGGCCATCCGGGCTCCCGCCGGCCGCCGTGACGCCGGCCTTGCCCGCGCCCCCGCGGCCGGCGCGGGATGGGCGGCGGCCCCTTGCGGGCGCGCCCTCCCCGGGCGCTGACTCCGGCGCGGCTGGCTCCAGCGAGGCCAGGGACACCTCCTTCGGGGTTGGGTAGCGGAACCACACGTGGTCGAAGCGGATGGCTGGGACGGTCTGGACGGCATCGTCCCATTTCAGGTCTTGGGCGTCCGGGGCGTCGCGGACCAAGGGCTGAAGGTCCAGCACCTCCAGGACCCGCTCGAAGGACACCAGCGTGGTCATGATGTCCACTTGAACATTCGACAGGGCCGTGATGGGGCCGTACAGCCTGTTCAGGAAGGTGACCAGGGCGACCACCACGCCGATGGTCAACTCGCCCCGGATCGAGAGCCAGCCGCCCAGGCCGTAGACCACGGCGACTGCTATCGAGGCCACCAGGGTCATGCCAATGCGGAACGCGCTCGCGTACATGGTGGACTTGATGCCGACGCGGCGGACGGCATCGGCGTCGGCGGCGTAACCCGACGCCTCGCGGGCCGGGTCGCCGTAGTTCTTGACCAACGCGGCCCCGGCGACCGAGAAACGCTCCGTCATGGTCTGGGACATGGCGGCGTTCAAATCCATGGACTGCCTGGTTATGTCCGCCAGCTTGCGGCCCACCCAGCGCACCGGCGCGACGAAGACCGGCAGCAGAATCAGGGAGACCAGCGTCACCTTCCACGACATGGACAGCATTGCCCCGATCACGAACACCACTGTCAGCGTGTTTGACACCACCGAGGACAGAGTGGAGGTGAACGCGCGCTGCGCCCCCAGCACGTCGCCGTTCAAGCGCTGGGTCAGCGCCCCCGTCTGCGTGCGCGAGAAGAACGCCAGGCTCATCTGCTGCACATGGCTGAACACCCTGGTGCGCAAGTCGAAGATCAGCCCCTCGCCGATTCTGGCGCTCAGATAGCGCTCCGCGAAAGACAGGCCGGCGGCGATCAGCGCGATCCCCGCCAGCAGTCCGGCCAGGGCCATCACAATCCCCGTGCGGCCCTGGGCTATGCCTTTGTCGATGATCGCCGAGTAGATCAGCGGCGTGACGGCGCCAAGGGCGGCGTCCAACGCGATCAGGACCAGGAAGATCGCGATTGTGCCCCGGTACGGCCTGGCGAAGCCGAGGATCCGCTTGAGGACCGGGCGGCTCAACTGGTGGCTGGTGACCGAGGGGTCCTGGCGGAAAGACCGGAACATCGGGCCGCCCATGGGCATTGACATGCGTCCCAGCTTGCCACTAGGCGGCCTTTACAATGCGCCGCAGCCCCCGGATTCCGCGCGGGGCAGGTTGGGGGGAGCGTGGGGCCGAACTGACCGCGACGGCCGCCAAGAAAGGCCAATCTGGCGGTGAGGCCGGCGGACCGTTTGAGCGCCGCGACTGCGGCCCAGCCGCTATCACAAAAATAAAAAACAATAAAAAGGATTCCCCGAGCCAGTGGCAGGAGCAGCCGATGACCGAACCGAACCCGTTCAAGCCGACATTCGGTATGGCGCCACCCGAGTTGATCGGTCGGGGTCCAATCATCGAAGACATCCATGACGGCATCATGGAGGGGATCGGATCACCTTTGAGGGCGGTGCTGCTGACCGGCCCGCTAGGGATGGGCAAGACCGTACTGCTCGACGCCGCCAGGGAAGCGGCGGAACGAGAGCAGTGGGTCGCTGCCGAGGTCAGCGCCTCGACGGGGATGCTGAAGAACATCCTGGACGGCACACGGCATGGCCTGGCCCACCTGCTGGTCGGCGACAGTGTCCACTTGGACGGTATTGGGATGGGTCCATTCTCCATACAGGTAAGCCGCGAGACGGAGCCGGAACCCTCCTGGCGCTACCAGATGAACCGGCTTCTGGACCTATTGGCGCAGCACGGCACGGGCCTGATGATCACGGTGGACGAAGTAAACCCCGGACTGGGTGAGATGAGAGACCTGGCGCTGACTTTAGGCTGGGCGCGCTGCTATGCGGCCACGCCGGTGCCGCGCCACTTGGCGACGGCGCGCATGGCGTGGTAGAGCGCGAACGCGGTGATGGTGCCGACCACAATGCCGGTGATTTCGATCCGGCCGAAAGTGAAGGTGGCGTTCGCAATGCCGAGGATCAAGGCGGCGGCGGCCGGGAACAAGTTGACCGGGTTGGCGAAGTCGACCTTGTTCTCCACCCAGATGCGGGCGCCCAGCAGGCCGATCATGCCGTAAAGGACAATCCCCGCGCCGCCGATCACTCCCGGCGGGACGGTGTGGACGGCCTCGCCGAACTTGGGGATCAGCGACAACACCAGGGCGGTGGCGGCCGCCACCCAATACACGGCGGTCGAGTAAACCTTGGTTGCGGCCATCACGCCGATGTTCTCCGCGTAGGTCGTGGTGCCGGAACCGCCGCCCGCCCCGGCCAGCGCCGTCGCCAAGCCGTCCGCCATCAGCGCCCGGCCCATCGACTTGTCGTAGTTCTGACCCGTCATCAACGCCACGGACTTGACGTGGCCCACGTTCTCCGCGATCAACACAAGCACCACCGGCAGGAACATGGGGAGCACGGCCCAATCGACGCTTGGCGCGTGGAATTCGGGCAGACCAATCCAAGCCGCCTCCCTGATGGCCTCAAAGTTAACCTGGCCCTGGATCAGCGCCGCGATGTAACCGCAGGCGACCCCGAGGAGCACCGACAAGCGGCCGATCAGGCCCCGGAACAGCACCGTGATCAGCACAATTGAGACGACTGTGATCCAAGCCGTGAGGGGCGCGTGGGCCATGCCGCCATTGATTTGACCCTTGTTGTCCAGGGTTTTCCACGCCGTGCCGGCCAAGTTGAAGCCGATCATCATGACGATGGTCCCCGTCATGACCGGCGGCATGAAAGCGTTCAGCCAGCCCGCCCCGGCCACATGGACAATCCATCCGACCACGGCCAGCAGCAGGCCCGCCATCATGACCCCGAACAGGGCCTTGCCCATGCCGCCCGCCCCCACATTGGCAGCCAGGATCGGCGAGATGAAGGCGAAGCTCGAACCCAGGTAGGACGGCAGCCGGTTGCGGGTCAACAGCAAGAACAGCGCCGTGCCAATGCCGCTGAAGAACAGCGTGGTGGCGGGCGGGAAATCCGTGATGAGCGGCACCAGGAAGGTGGCCCCGAACATGGCCACCACATGCTGCATGCCCATCGAGATGGTGCGTGACCAAACCAGCCGCTCACCAGGGGCCACCACCTCCCCCGGTGGAATCTTCTTGCCATCGCCGTGCAGGGTCCAAAGTGCCATGGTGGTGGTTCCAATCGCCGAGTTTGGTTGGGTGATGCTGCCCCGCCCAAAAGGTTACCGCCTGGACCCGCACGCCGACCGGGAGCCGCACCGGGCCATGGGCCGCGTTCCTTCGCGGCGCGGTCGGGTTGCGATCGGCCCACGCCTCGGGCGCCTTGGCCCGTCCACCGTTCAGCGCGCGGCGCCGCTTTGTATCCACCGTTCCGCGCCGATGCCGTCTTCGGCGGTCACAGCTCAGCGGCCAGTGTTGCCCTTAATACACCGTTCCGCGCCCGATGCCGTCTTCCGCTCACAGCTCCGCGGCCAGTGTCGCTTCCTATCCACCCATCCTTGCCCAATGTCGCTTTTTATCCACCGATCCACGCCCAATGTCGTTTTATATCCACTCCTTGGCGACCAATGTCGTTTTCTATCTTGCGTTGCGTGGCGTATTAGCTGGTCAGAAGGCTATGGGCGGCGGCGGGGTAGATAGGAAACGACATTCGATGCCCTGGGGTAGATAGAAAACGACATTCGGCACCCTGGGGTAGATAGGAAGCGACATTGGAGATAAAAGGCGACACTCGGCGTCGCTGATCAAAGGATCGGCTATGTCGGCGCAGTCATGTGTGTCCCCATCGTTCGAATCAATCACCGTCCCCGGTTTGAGAGATGGGGACAGACATTGGGACGTGGCAGGGGCCCGTTCCACCGCACCCGCCTTGCCGCAGGTGTGGGGGAACGGGCCCCTGTCGTCA
It encodes:
- a CDS encoding ABC transporter ATP-binding protein, whose protein sequence is MTTDEAVNRVQHTDRGVLLQASHVTMRFGGLTAVDDVSAQIHHGEIVGLIGPNGAGKTTFFNCLTGLYKPTSGEVRLKGKALPPKPRLVVKAGVARTFQNIRLFHDMTAMENVMVGMYCRTKTNAFEAIFRLPRHRREERLAVEVAMRWLEFVGLADQANTLSRNLPYGDQRRLEIARALATEPVLLLLDEPTAGMNPNETRDAEDLIFRIRDMGLAILVIEHDMRFIFSLCDRVLCLVQGAVLIEGTGEQVQSDPRVIEAYLGSPQPGGGDA
- a CDS encoding branched-chain amino acid ABC transporter permease, whose product is MDVTLLLEQAINGLSLGSLYALIAVGYTVVYGIVQLINFAHGEIFMMGAFGSLTVYLLVGSPTHLTAGMALGVLFPGMIAGGVALATGTALLTERFAYRPLRGAPRLAPLISAIGISVFLQEFIRLFYGRIPGFPDSKRAIPFPHIEGITGNTIQLGSVAVKASSVFTVVALAVCTAFLWYYINKTQTGRAMVATAQDPDMARLMGINVDVVIMRAFAVGAGLAAVAGVAQGLYIGNIDFKMGFMAGLKAFTAAVLGGIGNINGALVGGLVLGVVEAFAAQLGPTAWKDVWAFVILILVLVFRPRGLLGARVVDRA
- a CDS encoding aspartate aminotransferase family protein, with amino-acid sequence MSDTFWEDVDRYLLHYGVSFIPRIIERGEGTYVYDSDGQAILDFTSGQMSAVLGHANPDIIKAVTRSVNTVDHLYSGMLSRPVVDLAKRLAGTLPENLSKMALLSTGAESNEAAMKLAKIYTGKFEIVSFDRSWHGMTSGAAGVTYSAGRHGYGPAVPGNLALPSPNAYRSPFWGADGSYDWQTELDYGFDLIDRQSCGALAACLVEPILSSGGIIDMPVGYLAALKRKCAEREMLLILDEAQTGLGRTGQMYAFERDGVAPDILTLSKTLGAGLPVAAVLSSPEIDAVAQERGYLFFTTHASDPLAATVALTVLDVIERDGLVARAGQLGKLLGERLFAMRDSIEVVGDVRGRGLLQGIELVSDKASKTPADALGKAVTKACLERGLHLNIVQLPGMGGIFRIAPPLTASEEELQKGMDILEASIKAVANA
- a CDS encoding branched-chain amino acid ABC transporter substrate-binding protein, producing the protein MKRALSLTLAMALLALSGCGSRDQEQAGSDGATAEEKVVKIGVVAPLSGDLSSFGVGIRNSVQLAAQQANDSGALPGWRIEVVDEDDQGSPDVGKNAATKLAGDPEVIGVIGPMNSSVVQQAQPVFDAAGIVQLAPSATNPSLTKGADLSTPSRSYETFFRLCPTDDWLGPFAAKYLLEQGIKKVATVHDKQVYGQGIAEAFTEYFTANGGEITAAETVNLEDDDYNAVITKVKATSPQALYYGGQSPVAGPLAKQMRAAGLSIPLVSGDGIFDESYIELAGESSEGDMATSVGAPVEELDSAKAFVEAYAAAGFKDGYSAYGAYSYDAANLIIEALKTALADAADVQSARLAVVEAIGKTTSSGATGAITFDEFGDNTARVLTVYKVENGKWVPELSADA
- a CDS encoding ABC transporter ATP-binding protein/permease, translated to MSMPMGGPMFRSFRQDPSVTSHQLSRPVLKRILGFARPYRGTIAIFLVLIALDAALGAVTPLIYSAIIDKGIAQGRTGIVMALAGLLAGIALIAAGLSFAERYLSARIGEGLIFDLRTRVFSHVQQMSLAFFSRTQTGALTQRLNGDVLGAQRAFTSTLSSVVSNTLTVVFVIGAMLSMSWKVTLVSLILLPVFVAPVRWVGRKLADITRQSMDLNAAMSQTMTERFSVAGAALVKNYGDPAREASGYAADADAVRRVGIKSTMYASAFRIGMTLVASIAVAVVYGLGGWLSIRGELTIGVVVALVTFLNRLYGPITALSNVQVDIMTTLVSFERVLEVLDLQPLVRDAPDAQDLKWDDAVQTVPAIRFDHVWFRYPTPKEVSLASLEPAAPESAPGEGAPARGRRPSRAGRGGAGKAGVTAAGGSPDGLGAGGGANGERDGKAGGPDGIGQGGGVGGAGEETPEWTLADVSFEVPRGALVALVGPSGAGKSTTSLLVPRLYDATRGQVELCGLDVRGLTGTSINQTVGMVSQDAHLFHTSLRANLVYARPAATEAEVWAALERAQAQFVRDLPEGLDTVVGDRGYRLSGGERQRVAIARLLLKAPEIVVLDEATAHLDSNSEQAVQRALAEALRGRTSLVIAHRLSTIRNADQILVLDAGRIVERGTHEQLLAAGGLYADLYRIQFAAPPQ
- a CDS encoding ATP-binding protein is translated as MTEPNPFKPTFGMAPPELIGRGPIIEDIHDGIMEGIGSPLRAVLLTGPLGMGKTVLLDAAREAAEREQWVAAEVSASTGMLKNILDGTRHGLAHLLVGDSVHLDGIGMGPFSIQVSRETEPEPSWRYQMNRLLDLLAQHGTGLMITVDEVNPGLGEMRDLALTLGWARCYAATPVPRHLATARMAW
- a CDS encoding NCS2 family nucleobase:cation symporter, whose amino-acid sequence is MALWTLHGDGKKIPPGEVVAPGERLVWSRTISMGMQHVVAMFGATFLVPLITDFPPATTLFFSGIGTALFLLLTRNRLPSYLGSSFAFISPILAANVGAGGMGKALFGVMMAGLLLAVVGWIVHVAGAGWLNAFMPPVMTGTIVMMIGFNLAGTAWKTLDNKGQINGGMAHAPLTAWITVVSIVLITVLFRGLIGRLSVLLGVACGYIAALIQGQVNFEAIREAAWIGLPEFHAPSVDWAVLPMFLPVVLVLIAENVGHVKSVALMTGQNYDKSMGRALMADGLATALAGAGGGSGTTTYAENIGVMAATKVYSTAVYWVAAATALVLSLIPKFGEAVHTVPPGVIGGAGIVLYGMIGLLGARIWVENKVDFANPVNLFPAAAALILGIANATFTFGRIEITGIVVGTITAFALYHAMRAVAKWRGTGVAA